In Oryzias latipes chromosome 15, ASM223467v1, the following proteins share a genomic window:
- the LOC101164997 gene encoding mitogen-activated protein kinase 8 isoform X4 yields MNKNKKDKEFYSVDVGDSTFTVLKRYQNLRPIGSGAQGIVCSAYDQTLDRNVAIKKLSRPFQNQTHAKRAYRELVLMKYVNHKNIIGLLNVFSPQKSLEEFQDVYLVMELMDANLCQVIQMELDHERLSYLLYQMLCGIKHLHSAGIIHRDLKPSNIVVKSDCTLKILDFGLARTAATGLLMTPYVVTRYYRAPEVILGMGYQANVDIWSVGCILAEMVRHKILFPGRDYIDQWNKVIEQLGTPSQDFLMKLNQSVRTYVENRPRYAGYTFEKLFPDVLFPADSDHNKLKASQARDLLSKMLVIDASKRISVDEALQHPYINVWYDPAEVEAPPPKIPDKHLDEREHTVEEWKDLIYKEVTEWEEWTKNGVIKGQPPPLGAAVIDSPPQPTSSASSSTNDVSSMSTEPSDPSSDPTMASETDSSLNGHTSLSMLACCR; encoded by the exons atgaataaaaacaagaaagacaAAGAGTTTTACAGCGTAGATGTTGGAGATTCCACATTCACGGTGCTGAAGCGGTACCAGAACTTAAGACCGATCGGCTCAGGAGCGCAAGGAATCGTCTG ctcTGCGTACGATCAAACCCTCGATCGAAATGTCGCCATAAAAAAGCTAAGTCGGCCATTTCAAAACCAGACTCATGCCAAGAGAGCCTACAGAGAACTAGTCCTCATGAAGTATGTCAACCACAAAAAT ATCATCGGCCTCCTAAATGTATTTTCACCACAAAAGTCATTAGAGGAATTCCAAGATGT gtACTTggtgatggagctgatggatGCCAACCTGTGCCAGGTCATTCAGATGGAGCTGGACCACGAGCGGCTGTCCTATCTGCTCTATCAAATGCTGTGCGGCATCAAGCACCTCCACTCTGCCGGCATCATTCACAGG GATCTCAAGCCCAGCAATATAGTCGTCAAATCTGATTGCACTCTAAAGATTTTGGATTTTGGTTTGGCCCGAACGGCAGCTACAGGCCTCCTGATGACGCCATATGTGGTTACACGCTACTACAGAGCGCCGGAAGTCATCCTGGGTATGGGCTACCAAGCTAATG TGGACATATGGTCTGTGGGCTGCATTCTGGCAGAAATGGTGCGacataaaatcctcttcccAGGAAGAGACT ACATTGACCAGTGGAACAAGGTCATTGAGCAGCTAGGAACTCCATCTCAGGACTTTCTGATGAAGCTCAATCAGTCAGTAAGAACCTACGTGGAAAACCGCCCACGATATGCCGGATACACCTTTGAGAAACTTTTCCCGGATGTGCTCTTCCCTGCTGACTCCGATCACAATAAGCTAAAAG CCAGCCAAGCTAGAGATCTCCTATCTAAGATGTTGGTGATTGACGCCTCCAAGCGCATTTCTGTAGACGAAGCCCTACAGCATCCATACATCAACGTTTGGTATGATCCAGCAGAAGTGGAAGCA CCTCCTCCTAAGATCCCAGACAAACATCTGGACGAGAGGGAACACACAGTGGAAGAGTGGAAAG ACCTCATTTATAAGGAAGTTACGGAGTGGGAGGAATGGACAAAAAACGGAGTGATAAAAGGCCAGCCACCCCCTTTAG GTGCAGCagtgatcgacagccccccccagcCCACATCCTCCGCTTCCTCTTCGACCAACGACGTTTCATCCATGTCCACGGAGCCCAGTGACCCCAGCAGTGACCCCACCATGGCATCAGAAACAGACAGCAGCTTGAACGGCCACACCTCTCTGAGCATGCTGGCCTGCTGCAGATAA
- the LOC101164997 gene encoding mitogen-activated protein kinase 8 isoform X1 — translation MIITLRALLEQGRTFLEVQKSAIEELTMNKNKKDKEFYSVDVGDSTFTVLKRYQNLRPIGSGAQGIVCSAYDQTLDRNVAIKKLSRPFQNQTHAKRAYRELVLMKYVNHKNIIGLLNVFSPQKSLEEFQDVYLVMELMDANLCQVIQMELDHERLSYLLYQMLCGIKHLHSAGIIHRDLKPSNIVVKSDCTLKILDFGLARTAATGLLMTPYVVTRYYRAPEVILGMGYQANVDIWSVGCILAEMVRHKILFPGRDYIDQWNKVIEQLGTPSQDFLMKLNQSVRTYVENRPRYAGYTFEKLFPDVLFPADSDHNKLKASQARDLLSKMLVIDASKRISVDEALQHPYINVWYDPAEVEAPPPKIPDKHLDEREHTVEEWKDLIYKEVTEWEEWTKNGVIKGQPPPLGAAVIDSPPQPTSSASSSTNDVSSMSTEPSDPSSDPTMASETDSSLNGHTSLSMLACCR, via the exons ATGATCATAACACTGCGGGCTCTCCTCGAGCAAGGG AGGACTTTTTTGGAAGTGCAGAAATCGGCCATCGAAGAACTCaccatgaataaaaacaagaaagacaAAGAGTTTTACAGCGTAGATGTTGGAGATTCCACATTCACGGTGCTGAAGCGGTACCAGAACTTAAGACCGATCGGCTCAGGAGCGCAAGGAATCGTCTG ctcTGCGTACGATCAAACCCTCGATCGAAATGTCGCCATAAAAAAGCTAAGTCGGCCATTTCAAAACCAGACTCATGCCAAGAGAGCCTACAGAGAACTAGTCCTCATGAAGTATGTCAACCACAAAAAT ATCATCGGCCTCCTAAATGTATTTTCACCACAAAAGTCATTAGAGGAATTCCAAGATGT gtACTTggtgatggagctgatggatGCCAACCTGTGCCAGGTCATTCAGATGGAGCTGGACCACGAGCGGCTGTCCTATCTGCTCTATCAAATGCTGTGCGGCATCAAGCACCTCCACTCTGCCGGCATCATTCACAGG GATCTCAAGCCCAGCAATATAGTCGTCAAATCTGATTGCACTCTAAAGATTTTGGATTTTGGTTTGGCCCGAACGGCAGCTACAGGCCTCCTGATGACGCCATATGTGGTTACACGCTACTACAGAGCGCCGGAAGTCATCCTGGGTATGGGCTACCAAGCTAATG TGGACATATGGTCTGTGGGCTGCATTCTGGCAGAAATGGTGCGacataaaatcctcttcccAGGAAGAGACT ACATTGACCAGTGGAACAAGGTCATTGAGCAGCTAGGAACTCCATCTCAGGACTTTCTGATGAAGCTCAATCAGTCAGTAAGAACCTACGTGGAAAACCGCCCACGATATGCCGGATACACCTTTGAGAAACTTTTCCCGGATGTGCTCTTCCCTGCTGACTCCGATCACAATAAGCTAAAAG CCAGCCAAGCTAGAGATCTCCTATCTAAGATGTTGGTGATTGACGCCTCCAAGCGCATTTCTGTAGACGAAGCCCTACAGCATCCATACATCAACGTTTGGTATGATCCAGCAGAAGTGGAAGCA CCTCCTCCTAAGATCCCAGACAAACATCTGGACGAGAGGGAACACACAGTGGAAGAGTGGAAAG ACCTCATTTATAAGGAAGTTACGGAGTGGGAGGAATGGACAAAAAACGGAGTGATAAAAGGCCAGCCACCCCCTTTAG GTGCAGCagtgatcgacagccccccccagcCCACATCCTCCGCTTCCTCTTCGACCAACGACGTTTCATCCATGTCCACGGAGCCCAGTGACCCCAGCAGTGACCCCACCATGGCATCAGAAACAGACAGCAGCTTGAACGGCCACACCTCTCTGAGCATGCTGGCCTGCTGCAGATAA
- the LOC101164997 gene encoding mitogen-activated protein kinase 8 isoform X2: MIITLRALLEQGRTFLEVQKSAIEELTMNKNKKDKEFYSVDVGDSTFTVLKRYQNLRPIGSGAQGIVCSAYDQTLDRNVAIKKLSRPFQNQTHAKRAYRELVLMKYVNHKNIIGLLNVFSPQKSLEEFQDVYLVMELMDANLCQVIQMELDHERLSYLLYQMLCGIKHLHSAGIIHRDLKPSNIVVKSDCTLKILDFGLARTAATGLLMTPYVVTRYYRAPEVILGMGYQANVDVWSVGCIVAEMIRGSVLFPGTDHIDQWNKVIEQLGTPSQDFLMKLNQSVRTYVENRPRYAGYTFEKLFPDVLFPADSDHNKLKASQARDLLSKMLVIDASKRISVDEALQHPYINVWYDPAEVEAPPPKIPDKHLDEREHTVEEWKDLIYKEVTEWEEWTKNGVIKGQPPPLGAAVIDSPPQPTSSASSSTNDVSSMSTEPSDPSSDPTMASETDSSLNGHTSLSMLACCR, translated from the exons ATGATCATAACACTGCGGGCTCTCCTCGAGCAAGGG AGGACTTTTTTGGAAGTGCAGAAATCGGCCATCGAAGAACTCaccatgaataaaaacaagaaagacaAAGAGTTTTACAGCGTAGATGTTGGAGATTCCACATTCACGGTGCTGAAGCGGTACCAGAACTTAAGACCGATCGGCTCAGGAGCGCAAGGAATCGTCTG ctcTGCGTACGATCAAACCCTCGATCGAAATGTCGCCATAAAAAAGCTAAGTCGGCCATTTCAAAACCAGACTCATGCCAAGAGAGCCTACAGAGAACTAGTCCTCATGAAGTATGTCAACCACAAAAAT ATCATCGGCCTCCTAAATGTATTTTCACCACAAAAGTCATTAGAGGAATTCCAAGATGT gtACTTggtgatggagctgatggatGCCAACCTGTGCCAGGTCATTCAGATGGAGCTGGACCACGAGCGGCTGTCCTATCTGCTCTATCAAATGCTGTGCGGCATCAAGCACCTCCACTCTGCCGGCATCATTCACAGG GATCTCAAGCCCAGCAATATAGTCGTCAAATCTGATTGCACTCTAAAGATTTTGGATTTTGGTTTGGCCCGAACGGCAGCTACAGGCCTCCTGATGACGCCATATGTGGTTACACGCTACTACAGAGCGCCGGAAGTCATCCTGGGTATGGGCTACCAAGCTAATG TGGATGTATGGTCAGTGGGCTGCATTGTGGCTGAGATGATCAGGGGAAGTGTGTTGTTCCCTGGCACTGATC ACATTGACCAGTGGAACAAGGTCATTGAGCAGCTAGGAACTCCATCTCAGGACTTTCTGATGAAGCTCAATCAGTCAGTAAGAACCTACGTGGAAAACCGCCCACGATATGCCGGATACACCTTTGAGAAACTTTTCCCGGATGTGCTCTTCCCTGCTGACTCCGATCACAATAAGCTAAAAG CCAGCCAAGCTAGAGATCTCCTATCTAAGATGTTGGTGATTGACGCCTCCAAGCGCATTTCTGTAGACGAAGCCCTACAGCATCCATACATCAACGTTTGGTATGATCCAGCAGAAGTGGAAGCA CCTCCTCCTAAGATCCCAGACAAACATCTGGACGAGAGGGAACACACAGTGGAAGAGTGGAAAG ACCTCATTTATAAGGAAGTTACGGAGTGGGAGGAATGGACAAAAAACGGAGTGATAAAAGGCCAGCCACCCCCTTTAG GTGCAGCagtgatcgacagccccccccagcCCACATCCTCCGCTTCCTCTTCGACCAACGACGTTTCATCCATGTCCACGGAGCCCAGTGACCCCAGCAGTGACCCCACCATGGCATCAGAAACAGACAGCAGCTTGAACGGCCACACCTCTCTGAGCATGCTGGCCTGCTGCAGATAA
- the LOC101164997 gene encoding mitogen-activated protein kinase 8 isoform X3, which produces MLRAWPGTRTFLEVQKSAIEELTMNKNKKDKEFYSVDVGDSTFTVLKRYQNLRPIGSGAQGIVCSAYDQTLDRNVAIKKLSRPFQNQTHAKRAYRELVLMKYVNHKNIIGLLNVFSPQKSLEEFQDVYLVMELMDANLCQVIQMELDHERLSYLLYQMLCGIKHLHSAGIIHRDLKPSNIVVKSDCTLKILDFGLARTAATGLLMTPYVVTRYYRAPEVILGMGYQANVDIWSVGCILAEMVRHKILFPGRDYIDQWNKVIEQLGTPSQDFLMKLNQSVRTYVENRPRYAGYTFEKLFPDVLFPADSDHNKLKASQARDLLSKMLVIDASKRISVDEALQHPYINVWYDPAEVEAPPPKIPDKHLDEREHTVEEWKDLIYKEVTEWEEWTKNGVIKGQPPPLGAAVIDSPPQPTSSASSSTNDVSSMSTEPSDPSSDPTMASETDSSLNGHTSLSMLACCR; this is translated from the exons ATGCTTCGAGCATGGCCCGGTACG AGGACTTTTTTGGAAGTGCAGAAATCGGCCATCGAAGAACTCaccatgaataaaaacaagaaagacaAAGAGTTTTACAGCGTAGATGTTGGAGATTCCACATTCACGGTGCTGAAGCGGTACCAGAACTTAAGACCGATCGGCTCAGGAGCGCAAGGAATCGTCTG ctcTGCGTACGATCAAACCCTCGATCGAAATGTCGCCATAAAAAAGCTAAGTCGGCCATTTCAAAACCAGACTCATGCCAAGAGAGCCTACAGAGAACTAGTCCTCATGAAGTATGTCAACCACAAAAAT ATCATCGGCCTCCTAAATGTATTTTCACCACAAAAGTCATTAGAGGAATTCCAAGATGT gtACTTggtgatggagctgatggatGCCAACCTGTGCCAGGTCATTCAGATGGAGCTGGACCACGAGCGGCTGTCCTATCTGCTCTATCAAATGCTGTGCGGCATCAAGCACCTCCACTCTGCCGGCATCATTCACAGG GATCTCAAGCCCAGCAATATAGTCGTCAAATCTGATTGCACTCTAAAGATTTTGGATTTTGGTTTGGCCCGAACGGCAGCTACAGGCCTCCTGATGACGCCATATGTGGTTACACGCTACTACAGAGCGCCGGAAGTCATCCTGGGTATGGGCTACCAAGCTAATG TGGACATATGGTCTGTGGGCTGCATTCTGGCAGAAATGGTGCGacataaaatcctcttcccAGGAAGAGACT ACATTGACCAGTGGAACAAGGTCATTGAGCAGCTAGGAACTCCATCTCAGGACTTTCTGATGAAGCTCAATCAGTCAGTAAGAACCTACGTGGAAAACCGCCCACGATATGCCGGATACACCTTTGAGAAACTTTTCCCGGATGTGCTCTTCCCTGCTGACTCCGATCACAATAAGCTAAAAG CCAGCCAAGCTAGAGATCTCCTATCTAAGATGTTGGTGATTGACGCCTCCAAGCGCATTTCTGTAGACGAAGCCCTACAGCATCCATACATCAACGTTTGGTATGATCCAGCAGAAGTGGAAGCA CCTCCTCCTAAGATCCCAGACAAACATCTGGACGAGAGGGAACACACAGTGGAAGAGTGGAAAG ACCTCATTTATAAGGAAGTTACGGAGTGGGAGGAATGGACAAAAAACGGAGTGATAAAAGGCCAGCCACCCCCTTTAG GTGCAGCagtgatcgacagccccccccagcCCACATCCTCCGCTTCCTCTTCGACCAACGACGTTTCATCCATGTCCACGGAGCCCAGTGACCCCAGCAGTGACCCCACCATGGCATCAGAAACAGACAGCAGCTTGAACGGCCACACCTCTCTGAGCATGCTGGCCTGCTGCAGATAA
- the LOC101164997 gene encoding mitogen-activated protein kinase 8 isoform X5 has product MIITLRALLEQGRTFLEVQKSAIEELTMNKNKKDKEFYSVDVGDSTFTVLKRYQNLRPIGSGAQGIVCSAYDQTLDRNVAIKKLSRPFQNQTHAKRAYRELVLMKYVNHKNIIGLLNVFSPQKSLEEFQDVYLVMELMDANLCQVIQMELDHERLSYLLYQMLCGIKHLHSAGIIHRDLKPSNIVVKSDCTLKILDFGLARTAATGLLMTPYVVTRYYRAPEVILGMGYQANVDIWSVGCILAEMVRHKILFPGRDYIDQWNKVIEQLGTPSQDFLMKLNQSVRTYVENRPRYAGYTFEKLFPDVLFPADSDHNKLKASQARDLLSKMLVIDASKRISVDEALQHPYINVWYDPAEVEAPPPKIPDKHLDEREHTVEEWKDLIYKEVTEWEEWTKNGVIKGQPPPLAQVQQ; this is encoded by the exons ATGATCATAACACTGCGGGCTCTCCTCGAGCAAGGG AGGACTTTTTTGGAAGTGCAGAAATCGGCCATCGAAGAACTCaccatgaataaaaacaagaaagacaAAGAGTTTTACAGCGTAGATGTTGGAGATTCCACATTCACGGTGCTGAAGCGGTACCAGAACTTAAGACCGATCGGCTCAGGAGCGCAAGGAATCGTCTG ctcTGCGTACGATCAAACCCTCGATCGAAATGTCGCCATAAAAAAGCTAAGTCGGCCATTTCAAAACCAGACTCATGCCAAGAGAGCCTACAGAGAACTAGTCCTCATGAAGTATGTCAACCACAAAAAT ATCATCGGCCTCCTAAATGTATTTTCACCACAAAAGTCATTAGAGGAATTCCAAGATGT gtACTTggtgatggagctgatggatGCCAACCTGTGCCAGGTCATTCAGATGGAGCTGGACCACGAGCGGCTGTCCTATCTGCTCTATCAAATGCTGTGCGGCATCAAGCACCTCCACTCTGCCGGCATCATTCACAGG GATCTCAAGCCCAGCAATATAGTCGTCAAATCTGATTGCACTCTAAAGATTTTGGATTTTGGTTTGGCCCGAACGGCAGCTACAGGCCTCCTGATGACGCCATATGTGGTTACACGCTACTACAGAGCGCCGGAAGTCATCCTGGGTATGGGCTACCAAGCTAATG TGGACATATGGTCTGTGGGCTGCATTCTGGCAGAAATGGTGCGacataaaatcctcttcccAGGAAGAGACT ACATTGACCAGTGGAACAAGGTCATTGAGCAGCTAGGAACTCCATCTCAGGACTTTCTGATGAAGCTCAATCAGTCAGTAAGAACCTACGTGGAAAACCGCCCACGATATGCCGGATACACCTTTGAGAAACTTTTCCCGGATGTGCTCTTCCCTGCTGACTCCGATCACAATAAGCTAAAAG CCAGCCAAGCTAGAGATCTCCTATCTAAGATGTTGGTGATTGACGCCTCCAAGCGCATTTCTGTAGACGAAGCCCTACAGCATCCATACATCAACGTTTGGTATGATCCAGCAGAAGTGGAAGCA CCTCCTCCTAAGATCCCAGACAAACATCTGGACGAGAGGGAACACACAGTGGAAGAGTGGAAAG ACCTCATTTATAAGGAAGTTACGGAGTGGGAGGAATGGACAAAAAACGGAGTGATAAAAGGCCAGCCACCCCCTTTAG CACAGGTGCAGCagtga